The Anomaloglossus baeobatrachus isolate aAnoBae1 chromosome 4, aAnoBae1.hap1, whole genome shotgun sequence genome contains the following window.
TGGATACTTGGCATAAGTTCATTTTAAATGGTATACACAAAGTGAGTAGATACAGTGATTGGTGACCATGAGGTTATAATCATTCTTGTCTTGATACAAGATGAGATGGTACAGTAATGGGTGCCAATATCGGTAATCTTTACACACAGTGAAAAGGTACAGTAATGGGGGCTTATATGATGCCATAATTAGTTGTTTATAAAAAAAATGAGAAGAAGCACTAATGGATACTTGGGATAAGTTAATTTTATATGGTATAAAAAGAATGATAAAGGTAAATGAAGCTGATGAATACCTGTATAATGCTTATAGCTGGTGGTGCTATTTACATAGATGGTATAATGTGAAATGATTCCTCTCCTGTGCCGTCTTGGTATCTCCTGCCACAAGACAATAACGTTTCCAGCAGAAAGAATGTGGCAGGTAAAATTTGGAGCAACTGTAGGAACTGCCAAGTgagaacagaaaaaaaaagatATCATATGACCTATGAGAAAACTCTCAAATGCCTTTACCATGGCCTATGATTTCTGAATGACAAAAACTGGAGTTAGTAGACAACACTGCCACCTACTGTCCTTTGCATGCAATGCATTTATACATTGGTGAGTTACTACAGCACCACCTATAGTTCAATGTTTTAATATTTAGTTTTGTGTTCTCATGACGTATTTTGCAGAAAAAAGAAGGAAGCTTTGTGATGTAAGCGCATGTTGTGGATTTAGTCACTACTGTGGAAGCTACGTACATTCATTTCCTCATTTTACTTTCTGCAGATACAGCTTTGGTTCCTTTGGTGACTTATTGCTATACAAGCGTGAAGGTAAAGGGGGGAGCTCTGCCGTCAACGATCTCTTCCGAGCCTGCAACTGACATAGGGagaggaggtgtgtgtgtgtgaggcgggggaaggggggggggtggggggggggggggttgcgatAACAATTTGGGCAGTAAATTCTCCACTGAGAATGAAAGGAATGGGCTGGTTGAAATCCAACATGCACAACCCTTCTCCCCTCAAGCCTGGACACCTCTGTGCACATTAGGTGGCTGATAGATCGGTGGGCTTTGGTGGCAATGAAGTCTTCAGAACATTTGGAGAAATTGCACCAGGACCCATTATTTGGAGGGGTCTTAGTATTGGGGTCCTAAGATTCTATCCTTGTGTATACCAGATCCGTGACCCTTGTATCTGCTGCTTACCCTCCTCCTGGCTATAGGCCTCTGTAGCGAAGATCCTGGTGCAGCTGTCATTGTAAATTTCATTTACAGAAATGTAATACGGGACCCCAGGAGTGAAGTTACCTGCCGGAGAGACCATGAAATCCAAATTAATGGCCGCACAAGACTGCAATATACCAATTGTAAGATAACAAGGCGAAAGTGCACTATCtgtatgtatgtgtggtgtgtgtgtgtgtgtgtgtgtctgcgtgtgtgtgtgtgtgtgtgtgtatgtatgtatagtatgtgtgtatgtatgtgtgtgtgtgtatgtatgtatagtatctgtgtatgtatgtgtgtgtgtatgtatgtgtgtgtatgtatgtatgtgtagtatgtatgtatgtgtgggtgtgtgtatgtatgtgtttgtctatgtaatgtgtgtgtatgtatgtatgtatgtgtggggtgtgtgtgtgtgtgtgtgtgtatgtatgtgtttgtctatgtaatgtgtgtgtgtgtgtgtgtatgtatgtatagtatgtgtgtatgtatgtgtgtgtgtatgtatgtgtgtgtatgtatgtatgtgtagtatgtatgtatgtgtgggtgtgtgtatgtatgtgtgtgtgtatgtatgtgtgtgtatgtatgtatgtgtagtatgtatgtatgtgtgggtgtgtgtatgtatgtgtttgtctatgtaatgtgtgtgtatgtatgtatgtatgtgtggggtgtgtgtgtgtgtgtgtatgtatgtgtttgtctatgtaatgtgtgtgtgtgtgtgtgtgtgtgtgtgtgtatgtatgtatagtatgtgtgtatgtatgtgtgtggatgtatgtatgcgtgtggatgtatgtatgcatgtggatgtatatatgtgtgtgtgagtgtgtatgtatgtacgtgtgtatgtatgtgtatatgtatgtgtgtatgtggggttcacgggggaagactattctccttacggagacctgacaaaccagtctggctgtcagtggtgaggggacttacAGCTTCAATGCCCCTCtgagaattattcaaattgtctctccaggaaaggagacaaactaggtggcgctagagtttttctcctttcctggagagacaatttgtatttatgtgtgcatatatgtgtgtgtgtatgaatgtatgtacagtatgtgtgtgtgtgtgtgtgtccgctaaaggaatccgcaccgttgcatttacaatcacataattttgcacagacgcctcatgtgtactcaggaaacgtcataggctatgttttgacaggaaaatttaaacctgcgctttacagttattcgccaagacACCTGCTTATATTAAAGCCAATGGAGCTGGgagttacaggtcattaataggagctgggattggttgctataggcaacgaagaacatttttagtataagaagcttatgtgtgaggtaataagatttctgtagagaaagagagagaccgagagagagagtccaagagatagagagagagacagtgatggatacagagagagagatagaggcacatagagagagggacagaggaaaacagacatagacagagacaaagagggacagagaaagagagagacagagaccgatagagagagacagagacaaagagggacagagagagagacagagaccgatagagacagacagagacagagagagagagagactgatagagagagacagagacaaagagggacagagagacagagatcgatagagacagacagacagagagagagagagagagagagagacaaagagggacagagagagacagagacaaagagggacagagagagacagagaccgatagagagagacagacagacaaagagggacagagagagagagacagagaccgatagagagagacagacagagacaaagagggacagagagagatagggagagacagagacggatagagagagacagatagagaaagagagacagagataaagagaggaacagagagacggatagggagacagacagagagagacagggagagagagaaagatggatagagagagcgcgagacagacagaggcagacggagagaggcagacagggaaagagagggaaagagacagacagggaaagagagggaaagagacagacagggaaagagacagacagggaaagacattgagacagagacagtcagagacagacagggaaagagacaggcagacaaagagagagacagagagatatatacagagggggagacagacataattacatttctatttgttttgtggtgtttgtgtgcagaatacatttttgttaatacattctattttgttaacagcagttattaacccggacgaagccaggcagtacagctagtatatatatatatatatatatatatatatatatacacacagtgctcagcataaatgagtacacttcttttgaaaagtaagattttaatcaatatttcaCTGAGcataagaacaatttccaaaattttgacatcTGAGTTTCATAAAACATTTTTTGACCTATAACATGAAATTAAGGATAATAATATACCTTCAGTTTTActtaaattagttgatgcaaaaatgagtacacctcacATCAAAAACTACTGCATCTAGTATTTTGTTTGACCTCTATGATATTTCAGGACAGCACCGAGTGTTCTAGGCCTGGAATGAACAAGTGGTGACCTGTTATAACATCTATCTATTTCTATACTGCAAGAGAATGTCTTTTCGAGCCTGGatactggatggagagtgatgataCCTTATCTCAGGCCTGCACAACATACAGTCCGCGAGCTGCAGGCTACCGCCAGAGGGTTTGCTGCGGCCCATGGACCTGTCCAGGAGACGTCACTCCCTTCTTCCTgtgttcaaatgtatttgcatgttTCAGATTCTCCATCAAGGAGCTGAAGATTAAATGTCTTATTGTAGATGCTGGGGAGGAGATTAATGATACTGTAGGGGGCACATAATGGAGGGACAATTGGGAAAGGGGCACAGTTTTGTGAGCGGGGAGTACTTTTCCAGAGGGGCAATGTGGGAGATATTTTACAAagcagcagtatgtgtgtgtgtaggggatattttgcagaggggcagtgtatgggggGTATTTTGGAGATTGGTAGTGCATGGGAACAttatagagaggagcagtgtagggggaacattatggagaggggctctATGGGGTGATATTTTtcggagaggcagtgtggggggatattatggagagggacagtgggGAAGATATTATGGAGAAGGGTAGAGTAGGGGAATATTATGGCTAGGGGCAgtatgggggaatattatggagaggaccAGTGTGGGAATATATTAtggatggggcagtgtggggggaatattatggagaggggcagtgtgggaagATATTTTGAAGAAGGGTAGAGTAGGGGAATATTATggataggggcagtgtggggggatattatggagagggacagtgggGAAGATATTATGGAGAAGGGTAGAGTAGGGGAATATTATGGATAGGGGCAgtatgggggaatattatggaaagTACCAGTGTGGGAAGATATTATGGATGGGGCAGTGTGggtggatattatggagaggggcagagcagtgtggggggaatattatggagaggggcagggtgagggggaacattatggagaggggcaatgtgggggATATTAAAGAGAAGGGCAGTGTGGGTGGATTTTATGGAAAGGGGAAGTGTGggtggatattatggagagggcaagtgtgggaggatattatatagGGGGAAGTGTGGGTAGATATTGTGGCGAGGGGAAGTGTGggtggatattatggagaggggcagtgtggatggatattatggagaggggcagtgtgaggggaacATTATGGAGATGGGCAAGGTGGGGggcattatggagagaggcagtgtggggggatattatggagaggggcagtgtgggtgatattatggagagtggcagtgtgggggaaATTATGGAGAGGTGCACTGTGAGGGGGGAACatggagaggggcaatgtgggggTACATTaatgagaggagcagtgtggggagcatattttgtgcaggaagcacaacAATTATTTATTCACAGTAAGGGAGGTATTTTTGTCTATGGGGcaacttttatttttaagggcaccatgtcACAAAGTGCTGCTGAAGACGAAGAAGAGTGAAGTCTGCAGAGACGTGCTATGCACATGAATTCTCATAATTGCAACTGTACTACATGGAGACAAAAGACATGGGAACAACTCCAATtagagaagatgtcatctatatgGTACCTAGATGCAAATGTTATTTGTGATTTTTCTTGcaccttatcagtattgtggttcctgtatggtccacagtctgatggtGACTGTAAACAACATCTCCCAGTATCTACTGATCATTGTTAAAGGCATActaggagttgtaggttcatgcaataaaaTTGTACATGGtgctgacctgacattgcaattgatcaaagtactaagcttggtgatttattcatgtactgatgttggctctggtgctgaattcatgtactgatgatggttctagtgctgcagtcatgtactgacgaaggttctggcactgcattcatgtaatGAAAGTGGTTCTGGTGAACTATTCATGTACTGACAATAGTTTTACTTCtgcattcatatactgatggtgattctggcgcTGCATTCTTGTACTAACGGTGGTTCTGgcactgtattcatgtactaacGTGGTTCTAATCATCTACTCACGCAGCAATCCAAATCGTGCTTCATGGCTATTTTAAAACTCAAAAATCCTCTAAATTTAGAATTTTGAGATTATAAGGAGGATTTGGTGAGATTCTGCTCCAAAACTCAGTGTAAGTTAGCATATGTTAACTTATTTTTTTTAGATTATAAACTTAGCATAATCTCTGCAAATCATCCTCAAATACTCAATAAAtttggctctggtgatgtattaatgtactgatggtggttctggtgatgtatttgtatAAGTGTCCCTTTACATTTTTTGTCGCCCTTGGGATTAGCTCAGTATGGCAATGCGGCCCTTGGACCAAAAGATGTTCTGCGCCCTTGACTTAACTCTTCAGAGTTTCCCATAGGTTGGGTTCAGATCAGTAGACACTTGGCCACTGTTCTTCCGATATGGATCATTGTTAgattggaaaagtgcacgtctaccaagggcacggAGTAATCTTCATTCACTAAAGAGCAGTACATTTATTTCTGAAGAAGAAGAGAGTGAAGATGATTCAGTGGCCAAATGTCACATCTATGGGGCGTTCTAAAGAGACAAGTTATCCGTCTCCACCCAAGAATCCAGGCCCTAAAAGACgtcattcttgaagaatggaaaaagatgttGTAATATATGGCCTGCTAGTTCATTCTAAGCCAAGAAAACTTGGCTCTGTCCTTAACAATCATGGATATATTACCACTATACAATACTCAAATAATACCGCCGCACTGTGCCAAGTTATACCACAATAATAACcgcataataataacaacaactatGCAATAAACAAATGCCCATTTAATACCGCTATACAATGGTAATATACAGTGCCATACAGAAAACTTATATTACCACAATTCAGCTCCATATCACAGCCACTGTGCAGAGGTGCCACACCAGGTCACAGTCACTGCGCAGAGGTCCCACACCAGGTGACAGATACTGCGCAGAGGTCCCACACCAGGTGACAGATACTGCGCAGAGGTCCCACACCAGGTGACAGATACTGCGCAGAGGTCCCACACCAGGTGACAGATACTGCGCAGAGGTCCCACACCAGGTCACAGTCACTGCGCAGAGGTCCCACACCAGGTCACAGATACTGCGCAAAGGTCCCACACCAGGTCACAGTCACTGCGCAGAGGCCCCACACCAGGTCACAGTCACTGCGCAGAGGTCCCACACCAGGTCACAGTCACTGCGCAGAGGTCCCACACCAGGTCACAGATACTGCGCAGAGGTCCCACACCAGGTCACAGTCACTGCGCAGAGGCCCCAGACCAGGTCACAGTCACTGCGCAGAGACCCCAGACCAGGTCACAGTCACTGCGCAGAGGCCCCAGACCAGGTCACAGCCACTGCGCAAAGGTCCCAGACCAGGTCACAGTCACTGCATAAAGGTCCCACACCAGGTCACAGTCACTGCGCAGAGGTCCCAAACCAGGTCACAGTCACTGCGCAGAGGTCCCACACCAGGTCACAGTCACTGCATAAAGGTAACACAGAGAGGTAATGACAGAGATGTGTGAACCCCCACCTGGAAGCTCCACCGCCTCACTGAGCGCCCGGCGTCTGGTCCAGTGCAACAGGGGTGCCTCATCCTCTCTCAGCTCTCTCCACTCCATTACGTAGCTCAGGACATCATCAGGTGTCACACGGCCATCACACAAAACTGTGACTTTTCCAGATGAGTCTCCCCGGACTTTACAGTCAGAAACGTTTTCATTTACCATTTCTGTAAGGAAAAGAATGACCATAAAAGAAGATGTACAGTGACAGGAGGAATAACAGACAGGGCAATATACAGTGACAGGAGGAATAACAGGGCAATATACAGTGACAGGAGGAATAACAGGGCAATGTACAGtgacaggaggaataacagagcaaTGTACAGTGACAGGAAGAATAACAGGGCAATGTACAGTGACAGGAGGAATAACAGGGCAATGTACAGTCACAGGAGGAATGACAGCAATATACAGTGACGGGAGGAATAACAGGGCAATGTACAGTGACAAGAGGAATAACAGAGCAATGTACAGTGACAGGAGGAATAAAAGGGCAATGTACAGTCACAGGAGGAATGACAGCAATATACAGTGACGGGAGGAATAACAGGGCAATGTACAGTGACAAGAGGAATAACAAGGCAATGTACAGTCACAGGAGAAATGGCAGCAATGTACAGTGACAGGAGGAATAACAGGGCAATGTACAGTCACAGGATAATGGCAGCAATGTACAGTGACAGGAGGAATAACAGGGCAATGTACAGTGACAGGAGAAATGGCAGCAATGTACAGTGACAGGAGGAATAACAGGGCAATGTACAGTGACAGGAGGAATAACAGGGCAATGTACAGTGACAGGAGGAATAACAGGGCAATGTACAGTGACAGGAGGGGTGACAGGGCAGTATTTGGATCAGTATTGTCACCTGTACACAGGGGGGCCACACATGCCGGGGGTCCCACTCCCTTGGAGTTCCTGGCAGTGACGCACACTTGTGAGGACTGTGCAGGGAGGACAAGGCCACAACATGGCACCTCCTGGGTGGTGCTGTGGCCTCCGCGCACTGACGTCACCTCGTACTGGACCTTGCCCCTGGCAGAGCGCTGCTCCAGAGCCTGCAGAGATAAAGAGAAGGAGTCTGAACATTCAGCCAGCGTCTCAGATAATGGAGGAGGAGTTCTTCAGGTTTCCTGGCCGCACAGCTGTGCGCAGGGGAGACTTTGTATTCGGCTTTACCTTCCACATCACCAGAAGAGAAGACtcgtcctcctccagactctgccACACATCGCAGCTTCCATTAGGGGCTGAGAGGTGAAAATGAGAGGTGACCAGTGAAGTTGACAAGTGGAGACGACGAGAGGAGACGACAAGTGAAGACGACAAGTGAACATGACAAGTGGAGATGACAAGTGGAGACGACAAGTGGAGACGACAAGTGGAGACGACAAGTGGAGAGGACAAGTGAAGACGACAAGTGAAGACGACAAGTGAACATGACAAGTGGAGACGACAAGTGGAGATGACAAGTGGAGAGGACAAGTGGAGAGGACAAGTGAAGACGACAAGTGTAGACGATAAGTGGAGAGGACACGTGAAGACGACAAGTGTAGATGATAAGTGGAGAGGACAAGTGAAGACGACAAGTGGAGACGACAGGTGGAGATGATAAGTGGAGAGGACACGTGAAGACGAAAAGTGTAGATGATAAGTGGAGAGGACACGTGAAGACGACAAGTGTAGATGATAAGTGGAGAGGACAAGTGAAGACGACAAGTGGAGACGACAGGTGGAGATGACAAGTGGAGATGACAAGTGCAGACGACAAGTGGAGAGGACAAGTGAAGACGACAAGTGTAGATGACAAGTGAAGACGACAAGTGAAGACGACAAGTGGAGACGATAACTGGAGAGGACAAATGAAGAGGACAAGTGGCAAGGACAAGCGGAGATGACATGTGGAGAGGACAAGTGAAGACAACAAGTGGAGACGACAAGTGGAAAGGACAAGTGGAGACGACAAGTGGAGACGACAAGAGGAGACGCCAAGTGGAGACGCCAAGTGGAGACGCCAAGTGGAAAGGACAAGTGGAGACGACAAGTGGAGACGACAAGTGTGGACGACAAGTGGGGACGACAAGTGGGGACGACAAGTGAAGACGACAAGTTTTATGACAAATGGAGATGACAAGTAGTGACGACAAGAGAAGATGCCAAGTGGAGATGACAAGTGAAGACGACAAGTGGAGACGACAAGTGGAGACGACAAGTGGAGACGACAAGTGGAGAGGACAAGTGAAGACGACAAGTGAAGATGACAAGTGAACATGACAAGTGGAGACGATAAGTGGAGACGACAAGTGGAGACGACAAGTCAAGACAACAAGTGAACATGACAAGTGGAGACGACAAGTGGAGATGACAAGTGGAGAGGACAAGTGAAGACGACAAGTGTAGACGATAAGTGGAGAGGACACGTGAAGACGACAAGTGTAGATGACAAGTGGAGAGGACACGTGAAGACGACAAGTGTAGATGATAAGTGGAGAGGACAAGTGAAGACGACAAGTGGAGACGACAGGTGGAGATGACAAGTGGAGACGACAAGTGGAGAGGACAAGTGAAGACGACAAGTGTAGATGACAAGTGAAGACGACAAGTGAAGACGACAAGTGGAGACGATAACTGGAGAGGACAAATGAAGAGGACAAGTGGCAAGGACAAGCGGAGATGACATGTGGAGAGGACAAGTGAAGACAACAAGTGGAGACGACAAGTGGAAAGGACAAGTGGAGACGACAAGTGGAGACGACAAGAGGAGACGCCAAGTGGAGACGCCAAGTGGAGACGCCAAGTGGAAAGGACAAGTGGAGACGACAAGTGGAGACGACAAGTGTGGACGACAAGTGAAGACGACAAGTTTTATGACAAATGGAGATGACAAGTAGTGACGACAAGAGAAGATGCCAAGTGGAGATGACAAGTGAAGACGACAAGTGGAGACGACAAGTGGAGATGACAAGTGGAGACGACAAGTGGAGATGACAAGTGGAGATGACAAGTGGAGATGACAAGTGGAGACGACAAGTGGAGATGACAAGTGGAGATGACAAGTGAAGACGACAAGTGAAGACGACAAGTGGAGACGATAAGTGTAGACGACAATTGTAAAGGACAAATGGAGACGACAAGTGGGGACGACAAGTGGAGACGACAAGTGGAGACAACAAGCGGAGACGACAAGCAGAGACGACAAGCGGAGACGACAAGTTTTATGACAAGTGGAGATGACAAGTGAAGACGACAAGTGGAGATGACAAGTGAAGACGACAAATTGAAAGGACAAGTGGAGATGATGAGTGAAGACGATGAGGGGAGACGACAAGTAGAGACGACAAGTAGAGACGACAAGTGGAGACGACAAGTGAAGACAACAAGTGGAGATGACAAGTGAAGACAACAAATTGAAAGGACAAGTGGAGATGACAAGTGAAGATGACAACTTGAAAGGACAAGTGGAGATGACGAGTGAAGACGACGAGTGGAGACGACAAGTGAAGACGACAAGTGGAGACGACAAGTGAAGACGACAAGTGAAGACGATAAGTGAAGACAACAAGTGGAGATGACAAGTGAAGACGAGAAATTGAAAGGACAAGTGGAGATGACAAGTGAAGATGACAACTTGAAAGGACAAGTGGAGATGACGAGTGAAGATGACGAGTGGAGATGACAAGTGAAGATGACCAGTGAAGACGACAAGTGGAGACGACAAGTTAAGACGACAAGTGGAGACGACAAGTGAAGACGACAAGTGGAGACGACAAGTGGAGACGACAAGTGAAGACGACAAGTGTGGATGACAAGTGGAGACGACAAGTGAAAACGACAAGTGAAGACAACAAATGGAGACGACAAGTGAAGACGACAAGTGGAGACGACAAGTGGAGACGACAAGTGGAGACGACAAATTGAAAGGACAAGTAGAAATGACGAGTGAAGATGACGAGTGGAAACGACAAGTGACCTCACAAGGAGGAAGAAGGAGGCAGAAGAATGAGGAGGCGCCATGTATGAGGCAAGTGGTGGCCTCCATGATGCCTGTGTAGGGTGATGGAAGGGGATGACATCAGTCTGTGTTTCTCACCCATTTCAGGACTCCACAGGACGTGGCTCCTGCTCCACGCACTTCCTTTCTTCTCTCCGTCCGGTAGATATCGGATCTGGAACTCATACTCTGTGAACGGCGCCGCTTCCTCCAGTACATACTTATTTATCTCCAGGTCATCGCTTTCTACCTGTTATTTCCGGATCAGAACGATATATTCTGTTATTCCACCAGAGCAGCGGAGACAGAGCCGTAATGACCCGATGGCACAGGAGCTCATATATGACAAGTAATGGACGAGGGAAAGCTCCGCGATTTGTGAAATTGTCTTATATTTATGACTCTAAAAAAACCCTGACTAATAGAGGGTTAATGACAATATCCCTGGTGGTCAAGAGTAATGCAAGCAATAATTATGATTTCCCTGATGGTCTAGAGATAACTGCCAATTTTCCTGTAGTCAAGAGTAGTGGAGGGGATATCAACAATTTCCATGATGGTCTATGGAAGTAGAGGAGTTATCTACACTTTCCCTAGTGGTCTAGAGTGGTGGAAGGGTTAATTATAGTTCCCTTGGTGGTCTACAATAGTGAAGGGACTAATGATGGTTTCCCCGGTGGTGTGGTGTAGTGGAGAGGTTAATTATAAATAGAGGTTTAATGGCAGTTTCCATGGTGGCCTAGAGTAGTGGAGGATTTAAGAACAGTTTCCCTAGTAGTAATAAAGTAGTGTAGCTGATATAGATTCCCTGGTAGTCTAGAGTAGTGGCgacgttgtgtaaagtttccttcatAGTGAAGGCGTTAACGAcaatgtccctggtggtctagagtaatgGACTGTTTACTGATAG
Protein-coding sequences here:
- the IL27RA gene encoding interleukin-27 receptor subunit alpha isoform X2, whose protein sequence is MSDRRWVTAFFRGLLVLNLQYMYGLLDERSVFCVTTDQSGDLYCSWTGDVRTGDSASLLDLTNPQEPPLVFTIPPGQNWLLINREKLVKLKEYLITVTAGGKSMRMNFTYSGDGHHSRPPLLNASISGSDSLEISWKHPEDEVLEDPHPPVELKYRIVGAHNWTQVESDDLEINKYVLEEAAPFTEYEFQIRYLPDGEKKGSAWSRSHVLWSPEMAPNGSCDVWQSLEEDESSLLVMWKALEQRSARGKVQYEVTSVRGGHSTTQEVPCCGLVLPAQSSQVCVTARNSKGVGPPACVAPLCTEMVNENVSDCKVRGDSSGKVTVLCDGRVTPDDVLSYVMEWRELREDEAPLLHWTRRRALSEAVELPGNFTPGVPYYISVNEIYNDSCTRIFATEAYSQEEVPTVAPNFTCHILSAGNVIVLWQEIPRRHRRGIISHYTIYVNSTTSYKHYTGNRHRVLLVVPMVAFILLVSGAIMCFFDCKTQFWPKIPKPEDKFKKLFMASNVNMWQPHQVSLNPLIAVVEEIEPPPQPPTPPPPPPSKPSPPSPLMKKAPVITSGYERHFMPTPEEVMGLG